From a single Vitis vinifera cultivar Pinot Noir 40024 chromosome 18, ASM3070453v1 genomic region:
- the LOC109121961 gene encoding uncharacterized protein LOC109121961, with translation MTSITGWRLYFDGATNQLGFGIGILLISPQGDHIPKSIQLAFFDHHRLMNNIVEYEACIIGLETALDLSIRQLEIHGDSNLVIQQTQGIWRTQDEKLKPYHAYLDLLIDRFDVLRYIHLPRAEKQFANALATLASMIVIPTGVTVRPLLIKTRSAPAYYCLIGEIEDQIELPWYHDIYQFLSCGAYVSFGQG, from the coding sequence ATGACTAGTATTACAGGATGGCggttgtactttgatggtgccaCCAATCAGTTGGGGTTTGGCATTGGTATCTTGTTGATATCACCACAGGGTGATCATATCCCCAAATCAATCCAGTTAGCATTTTTCGATCATCACCGGTTGATGAATAATATTGTGgagtatgaggcttgcattATAGGTTTGGAGACTGCACTTGATCTTAGCATTAGACAGTTGGAGATCCACGGGGATTCCAACTTGGTTATACAACAAACTCAGGGTATCTGGAGGACTCAAGATGAGAAGTTGAAGCCCTACCATGCTTACTTGGACCTGTTGATTGATAGATTTGATGTGTTAAGGTATATACATCTGCCTAGGGCAGAGAAGCAGTTTGCCAATGCATTAGCCACCTTGGCCTCTATGATTGTGATCCCCACGGGGGTGACTGTTAGGCCATTACTGATTAAGACTAGGTCTGCACCAGCTTACTATTGTCTGATTGGAGAGATAGAGGATCAGATTGAGCTTCCATGGTATCACGATATTTATCAGTTTCTGTCATGTGGCGCTTACGTCAGCTTCggccaaggatag